One part of the Streptomyces sp. AM 2-1-1 genome encodes these proteins:
- a CDS encoding ABC transporter ATP-binding protein, with protein sequence MSVEHSLGARGLRLGYGSRDIVKDLDIDIPAGGVTMIVGPNACGKSTLLRSLARLLTPSAGSVLLDGEDIRSLPTKAVARILGILPQTPVAPEGITVADLVGRGRYPRQGWLRSWTAEDDAAVAEALVATDVLELAERPVDELSGGQRQRVWIAMALAQHTDVLLLDEPTTYLDISHQLDVLDLLTDLNRERGVTLVAVLHDLNLACRYADHLVAMKDGRIVAEGRPAGIVTAELVTEVFGMRCSVVPDPASGTPMIVPIGRHHVPDARPAASSA encoded by the coding sequence GTGAGCGTGGAACACAGCCTGGGAGCGCGCGGACTGCGCCTCGGATACGGCAGCCGGGACATCGTCAAGGACCTCGACATCGACATCCCGGCGGGCGGGGTGACGATGATCGTGGGCCCCAACGCCTGCGGGAAGTCCACGCTCCTGCGGTCCCTCGCCCGGCTGCTCACCCCCTCGGCGGGGTCGGTACTGCTCGACGGCGAGGACATCCGGTCGCTGCCCACCAAGGCGGTCGCCCGGATCCTCGGCATCCTCCCGCAGACCCCCGTCGCCCCCGAAGGCATCACCGTCGCCGACCTGGTCGGCCGGGGCCGGTACCCGCGCCAGGGCTGGCTGCGCTCCTGGACCGCCGAGGACGACGCGGCGGTGGCCGAGGCGCTCGTCGCCACCGACGTGCTGGAGCTCGCCGAGCGGCCGGTCGACGAGCTCTCCGGAGGGCAGCGCCAGCGCGTCTGGATCGCCATGGCGCTCGCCCAGCACACCGACGTGCTGCTGCTCGACGAGCCGACGACCTACCTCGACATCAGCCACCAGCTGGACGTCCTCGATCTGCTCACCGATCTCAACCGGGAGCGCGGGGTGACGCTCGTCGCCGTCCTGCACGACCTGAACCTGGCCTGCCGGTACGCCGACCACCTGGTCGCGATGAAGGACGGCCGGATCGTGGCGGAGGGCCGCCCGGCCGGGATCGTGACGGCGGAGCTCGTCACCGAGGTGTTCGGCATGCGCTGCTCCGTCGTCCCCGACCCGGCCTCCGGCACCCCGATGATCGTGCCGATCGGCCGTCACCACGTGCCGGACGCACGGCCGGCCGCCTCCTCCGCCTGA
- a CDS encoding iron chelate uptake ABC transporter family permease subunit has protein sequence MHEVARVRRAGRARYLLVCVVLAVAAVAVLCASLAYGDMAVPLSDVVAALTGRADPATWFIVGELRMPRALMAILVGVAFGLSGAVFQSVLRNPLASPDVIGISSGASVAAVLASSLFAVSGVLLSAFALAGAVLTGLLIYALAWRRGVTGARLVLVGIGIGAGLSSVVSYLMTRSEVTEAQSALLWLTGSLNGRSWDLLRPLAWSLVVVLPLLFLAARQMPVLQLGDDTAAGLGGRTQRGRPALLACAVALAGVATAAAGPVGFVAFVSAPVARRLAPGRGASLVASGLTGALLVLVADFAAQHVLDLVDLPAGSAGQLPVGIVTSVIGAPYLMWLLIRTNRAGRGG, from the coding sequence GTGCACGAGGTGGCCCGGGTGCGCCGCGCCGGCCGCGCCCGCTACCTGCTCGTCTGCGTGGTCCTCGCCGTCGCCGCCGTCGCCGTCCTCTGCGCCTCGCTGGCGTACGGGGACATGGCGGTCCCGCTCTCCGACGTCGTCGCCGCCCTCACCGGGCGCGCCGACCCCGCCACCTGGTTCATCGTCGGGGAACTGCGGATGCCCCGCGCCCTGATGGCCATCCTGGTCGGCGTCGCCTTCGGGCTCTCCGGCGCGGTTTTCCAGAGCGTGCTGCGCAACCCGCTCGCCAGCCCGGACGTGATCGGCATCAGCTCGGGAGCCTCGGTCGCCGCGGTGCTCGCCTCCTCGCTGTTCGCCGTGAGCGGGGTGCTCCTCTCCGCGTTCGCGCTGGCCGGAGCGGTGCTCACCGGCCTGCTGATCTACGCGCTCGCCTGGCGGCGCGGGGTCACCGGTGCACGGCTCGTCCTCGTCGGCATCGGGATCGGCGCCGGACTCTCCAGCGTGGTCTCCTACCTGATGACCCGTTCCGAGGTCACCGAGGCGCAGTCGGCGCTGCTCTGGCTCACCGGCAGTCTCAACGGCCGGTCCTGGGACCTGCTGCGGCCGCTGGCCTGGTCGCTCGTGGTGGTGCTGCCGCTGCTCTTCCTGGCGGCCCGGCAGATGCCCGTGCTCCAGCTCGGCGACGACACCGCCGCGGGGCTGGGCGGGCGCACCCAACGGGGCCGGCCGGCGCTGCTCGCCTGCGCCGTCGCCCTCGCCGGAGTGGCCACCGCCGCCGCCGGGCCGGTCGGCTTCGTCGCGTTCGTCTCCGCGCCGGTCGCCCGCCGGCTGGCTCCCGGGCGGGGCGCCTCACTCGTCGCCTCCGGTCTGACCGGAGCGCTGCTGGTACTGGTCGCCGACTTCGCCGCGCAGCACGTGCTGGACCTGGTGGACCTGCCCGCCGGATCGGCGGGGCAACTGCCCGTGGGGATCGTCACCAGCGTGATCGGTGCCCCGTACCTGATGTGGCTGCTGATCCGCACCAACCGCGCGGGCCGGGGCGGATGA
- a CDS encoding iron ABC transporter permease: MPTAPTAPPAGGGTRREGSRPALAAGLVAAVVVLVLIAGISLAVGSGHVPLADVWHALFSPDDSRRTHLVVRTVRVPRTLAGLLAGVALGLAGALMQGVTRNPLADPGLLGVNAGASACVVLAMGVLGLTAPGQYIWFGFGGALLAALFVYGVSSVGREGPTPVKLALAGAATTALLQSLTTTILLTDSKTFDQFRFWQVGSLSGRETDALWQVLPFIVAGSLLAFAVGPQLNALALGDDVARGLGQRVGPARAASALAVVLLCGSATVIAGPIGFVGLVVPHAARLITGPDHRWVLAYSAVLAPILLLAADIVGRLVARPAEVQAGIVTAVIGCIPFIVLVRRRKLVEL; encoded by the coding sequence CTGCCGACGGCGCCCACCGCCCCGCCGGCCGGCGGCGGAACCCGCCGCGAGGGTTCCCGTCCCGCTCTCGCCGCAGGCCTCGTGGCCGCAGTGGTGGTGCTCGTACTGATCGCCGGGATCAGCCTCGCCGTCGGGTCGGGGCACGTCCCGCTCGCCGACGTGTGGCACGCCCTGTTCAGCCCCGACGACTCCCGGCGCACCCACCTCGTGGTCCGGACGGTCCGCGTCCCGCGCACCCTCGCCGGCCTCCTCGCCGGAGTGGCCCTCGGGCTCGCCGGAGCGCTCATGCAGGGCGTCACCCGCAACCCCCTGGCCGATCCGGGACTGCTCGGCGTGAACGCCGGAGCCTCCGCCTGTGTGGTCCTCGCCATGGGCGTCCTCGGCCTCACCGCCCCCGGGCAGTACATCTGGTTCGGCTTCGGCGGCGCACTGCTCGCCGCCCTCTTCGTCTACGGCGTCAGCTCGGTGGGCAGGGAGGGCCCCACCCCCGTCAAACTGGCGCTCGCCGGAGCGGCCACCACCGCGCTCCTGCAGTCGCTCACCACCACGATCCTGCTGACCGACAGCAAGACCTTCGACCAGTTCCGCTTCTGGCAGGTCGGCTCGCTCTCCGGACGGGAGACCGATGCGCTCTGGCAGGTACTGCCCTTCATCGTGGCCGGATCCCTCCTCGCCTTCGCCGTCGGTCCCCAGCTCAACGCCCTCGCCCTCGGCGACGACGTGGCGCGCGGCCTCGGGCAGCGGGTCGGCCCGGCCCGCGCGGCCTCAGCCCTCGCCGTGGTGCTGCTCTGCGGCTCGGCGACCGTGATCGCCGGACCCATCGGGTTCGTCGGACTGGTCGTCCCGCACGCCGCCCGGCTGATCACCGGCCCCGACCACCGCTGGGTCCTCGCCTACAGCGCGGTCCTCGCCCCGATCCTGCTGCTCGCCGCCGACATCGTGGGCCGCCTGGTCGCCCGCCCCGCCGAAGTGCAGGCAGGCATCGTCACCGCGGTGATCGGCTGCATCCCCTTCATCGTCCTGGTGCGTCGCCGGAAGCTGGTGGAGCTGTGA
- a CDS encoding MSMEG_1061 family FMN-dependent PPOX-type flavoprotein, with protein MHLSTAAPAPAPSSAASRDGHVELTDADELTALLGAPHPIVIEKVHDTLTEEDLRLIDRSPLCTIATSDAQGNCDASPKGGAAGFTLVLDERTLALPDLPGNRRSDGFRNILQNPHVGLLYLIPGVMDVLRVNGRARILRDAPFFDDLADAAGTRPQLALLVEIDEIFRHCPASLRRSGVWQPGTWGTAPKVPGQRG; from the coding sequence TTGCACCTCAGCACCGCAGCGCCCGCCCCCGCTCCGTCCTCCGCGGCCTCCCGCGACGGTCACGTCGAGCTCACCGACGCCGACGAGCTGACCGCGCTCCTCGGCGCCCCGCATCCGATCGTCATCGAGAAGGTGCACGACACGCTGACGGAGGAGGACCTGCGGCTCATCGACCGGTCCCCGCTGTGCACGATCGCCACCTCCGACGCGCAGGGCAACTGCGACGCCTCACCGAAGGGCGGGGCGGCCGGCTTCACGCTCGTCCTGGACGAGCGCACCCTCGCCCTGCCGGACCTGCCGGGGAACCGCCGCTCGGACGGCTTCCGCAACATCCTGCAGAACCCGCACGTGGGCCTGCTCTACCTCATCCCCGGCGTCATGGACGTGCTGCGGGTCAACGGCCGCGCCCGGATCCTGCGGGACGCGCCGTTCTTCGACGACCTGGCGGACGCGGCGGGCACCCGGCCGCAGCTGGCGCTGCTGGTCGAGATCGACGAGATATTCCGGCACTGCCCCGCATCGCTGCGCCGCTCCGGCGTCTGGCAGCCCGGCACCTGGGGTACGGCGCCGAAGGTGCCCGGACAGCGCGGCTGA
- the pruA gene encoding L-glutamate gamma-semialdehyde dehydrogenase encodes MDAVTQVPAPVNEPVHSYAPGSPERARLEAKLKELGENPIDLPMTIGGEKRMGGGARFDVVQPHNHRAVIGTFAGATEQDAQDAIDAALAAAPAWRAMAFDDRAAIILRAAELLSGPWRETLAASTMLGQGKTAQQAEIDTPCELVDFWRFNVHYARQILAEQPPANSTGVWNRMDHRPLEGFVYAITPFNFTAIAGNLPTAPALMGNVVVWKPSPTQTHSAVLLMQLLEEAGLPKGVINLVTGDGIAVSEVALNHRDLAGIHFTGSTPTFQHLWKTVGNNIAHYRTYPRLVGETGGKDFVVAHPSADQAVLKTALTRGSFEFQGQKCSASSRAYVPASLWNSGFKEKFAAEVDAITMGDVTDLSHFMGAVIDERAFAKNKAAIDRAAADPACTIVAGGTYDDSVGWFVRPTVIECTDPENEVFTTEYFGPILAVHVYEDDQYDAMLEQMESVSDYALTGSVIANDRAAAAHTMEKLRYAAGNFYINDKSTGAVVGQQPFGGGRASGTNDKAGAPQNLQRWTLTRAIKETLVPPTEYTYPHQG; translated from the coding sequence ATGGATGCTGTCACCCAGGTCCCCGCGCCGGTCAACGAGCCGGTCCACTCCTACGCCCCGGGTTCCCCCGAGCGCGCCCGCCTGGAGGCGAAGCTCAAGGAACTCGGCGAGAACCCGATCGACCTGCCGATGACCATCGGCGGCGAGAAGCGGATGGGCGGCGGCGCGCGTTTCGACGTCGTGCAGCCCCACAACCACCGGGCCGTCATCGGTACCTTCGCCGGCGCCACCGAGCAGGACGCGCAGGACGCGATCGACGCCGCGCTCGCCGCCGCACCGGCCTGGCGCGCGATGGCCTTCGACGACCGTGCCGCGATCATCCTGCGCGCCGCCGAGCTGCTCTCCGGTCCGTGGCGCGAGACGCTGGCCGCCTCCACGATGCTCGGCCAGGGCAAGACCGCCCAGCAGGCCGAGATCGACACCCCCTGCGAGCTCGTCGACTTCTGGCGCTTCAACGTGCACTACGCCCGCCAGATCCTGGCCGAGCAGCCGCCGGCCAACTCCACCGGTGTGTGGAACCGCATGGACCACCGCCCGCTGGAGGGCTTCGTCTACGCGATCACGCCGTTCAACTTCACGGCCATCGCGGGCAACCTGCCGACCGCCCCGGCGCTCATGGGCAACGTCGTCGTGTGGAAGCCGTCCCCGACCCAGACCCACTCCGCGGTGCTGCTGATGCAGCTCCTGGAGGAGGCCGGTCTGCCCAAGGGCGTCATCAACCTGGTGACCGGCGACGGCATCGCCGTTTCCGAGGTGGCGCTGAACCACCGCGACCTCGCCGGTATCCACTTCACCGGTTCGACCCCCACCTTCCAGCACCTGTGGAAGACGGTCGGCAACAACATCGCCCACTACCGCACCTACCCGCGGCTCGTCGGCGAGACCGGTGGCAAGGACTTCGTCGTCGCGCACCCGTCGGCCGACCAGGCCGTCCTGAAGACCGCGCTGACCCGCGGCTCCTTCGAGTTCCAGGGCCAGAAGTGCTCGGCGTCCTCGCGCGCCTACGTCCCGGCCTCCCTCTGGAACTCCGGCTTCAAGGAGAAGTTCGCGGCCGAGGTCGACGCCATCACCATGGGCGACGTCACCGACCTGTCGCACTTCATGGGCGCCGTCATCGACGAGCGGGCGTTCGCGAAGAACAAGGCCGCCATCGACCGCGCCGCCGCCGACCCGGCGTGCACGATCGTCGCGGGCGGCACCTACGACGACTCGGTGGGCTGGTTCGTCCGCCCGACCGTCATCGAGTGCACCGACCCGGAGAACGAGGTCTTCACGACCGAGTACTTCGGCCCGATCCTCGCCGTGCACGTGTACGAGGACGACCAGTACGACGCCATGCTGGAGCAGATGGAGTCGGTCTCCGACTACGCCCTGACCGGTTCGGTCATTGCCAACGACCGCGCCGCCGCGGCCCACACGATGGAGAAGCTCCGCTACGCGGCGGGCAACTTCTACATCAACGACAAGTCGACCGGTGCCGTCGTCGGCCAGCAGCCCTTCGGCGGCGGCCGTGCCTCGGGCACCAACGACAAGGCCGGTGCCCCGCAGAACCTCCAGCGGTGGACGCTGACCCGCGCCATCAAGGAGACGCTGGTCCCGCCGACCGAGTACACCTACCCCCACCAGGGCTGA
- a CDS encoding proline dehydrogenase family protein produces the protein MLGPVILAASRSDRMRRFVSAAPGTKQVVDRFIAGENVDQVLPVVESSVAKGLELTLDVVGEDITTPAEAAAARDAYLELVGRLKELGHGTRAEMSVKLSMFGQALENGHELALANVRPVVEAAAAIGTTVTLDAEDHTTLDSMFAIHEELRKDFPQTGCVIQAYLFRTEDDARRLSAAGSRVRIVKGAYKEPASVAYQDKAEIDKAYVRVLKILMEGDGYPMIGSHDPRLVAIAQELGRTSGRKLDEYEFQMLYGIRSDEHVRLAAEGHRMRVYTAYGTDWYGYFMRRLAEKPANLLFFARSVLTKG, from the coding sequence GTGCTGGGTCCCGTGATTCTCGCCGCGTCGCGCAGCGACCGCATGCGCCGGTTCGTCTCGGCCGCGCCGGGCACCAAGCAGGTCGTCGACCGCTTCATCGCCGGTGAGAACGTCGACCAGGTCCTGCCGGTCGTCGAGTCCTCCGTCGCGAAGGGCCTGGAGCTCACCCTCGACGTGGTCGGCGAGGACATCACCACCCCCGCCGAGGCCGCCGCCGCGCGCGACGCCTACCTGGAGCTGGTCGGCCGTCTGAAGGAGCTGGGCCACGGCACCAGGGCCGAGATGTCCGTCAAGCTCTCGATGTTCGGCCAGGCCCTCGAGAACGGCCACGAGCTGGCCCTCGCGAACGTCCGCCCGGTCGTCGAGGCCGCCGCCGCGATCGGTACCACGGTCACCCTGGACGCCGAGGACCACACCACGCTGGACTCGATGTTCGCCATCCACGAGGAGCTGCGGAAGGACTTCCCGCAGACCGGCTGCGTGATCCAGGCGTACCTCTTCCGCACCGAGGACGACGCCCGCCGCCTCTCCGCCGCCGGCAGCCGCGTGCGTATCGTGAAGGGTGCGTACAAGGAGCCCGCCTCCGTCGCGTACCAGGACAAGGCCGAGATCGACAAGGCGTACGTCCGCGTCCTGAAGATCCTCATGGAGGGCGACGGCTACCCGATGATCGGGTCGCACGACCCGCGCCTCGTGGCCATCGCCCAGGAGCTCGGCCGCACGTCCGGCCGCAAGCTGGACGAGTACGAGTTCCAGATGCTCTACGGCATCCGCAGCGACGAGCACGTCCGCCTCGCCGCCGAGGGTCACCGGATGCGCGTGTACACCGCGTACGGCACCGACTGGTACGGCTACTTCATGCGCCGCCTCGCGGAGAAGCCGGCCAACCTCCTCTTCTTCGCCCGCTCCGTCCTCACCAAGGGCTGA
- a CDS encoding helix-turn-helix domain-containing protein: MKGDYQELVDEISGLLTAPATLENRDFGLIAFGVHDSDDDTAMDPVRTRSILTRRSTPAVRAWFEGFGITRATGPVRIPAGPEAGVNRGRICLPVRHRGVVLGYVWLLDTEPGPTDERLAAAMEVADRIGALLADEARAGAGLSRELGAALTSGHGWQRDMALTALRESLGADADGPHAMVCVLPWTADDTPSARTVPSAAALAVVASPARALPGAPPGAEALSLAALVRLRSPDAPGPAHSAAERLRADAGAAATAGVAAPRRGLAGLADAWHEAVSAARAAAAEPRFGPVAPWSGIGPYRLLTALPRSGAGPDPAVSTLLAPVHAELARTAETFLDLAGQAGRTAAELGIHRQTLYYRLSRIQQLTGLDLSDGEDRLLLHMALKAARI, encoded by the coding sequence ATGAAAGGCGACTACCAGGAACTCGTCGACGAGATCTCCGGGCTGCTCACCGCTCCCGCCACCCTGGAGAACCGCGACTTCGGCCTGATCGCCTTCGGCGTGCACGACAGCGACGACGACACGGCCATGGACCCGGTCCGCACCCGGTCGATCCTGACCCGGCGCTCCACCCCGGCGGTCCGTGCCTGGTTCGAGGGCTTCGGCATCACCCGCGCCACCGGGCCGGTCCGGATTCCGGCGGGCCCGGAGGCCGGGGTCAACCGCGGCCGGATCTGCCTCCCGGTACGCCACCGGGGCGTGGTGCTCGGCTACGTCTGGCTGCTGGACACGGAGCCCGGCCCCACCGACGAGCGGCTGGCGGCGGCCATGGAGGTGGCGGACCGGATCGGGGCGCTCCTCGCCGACGAGGCGCGGGCGGGCGCCGGCCTCTCCCGTGAACTGGGCGCCGCCCTCACCTCGGGGCACGGCTGGCAGCGAGACATGGCACTGACCGCGCTCCGGGAGTCGCTGGGGGCCGACGCGGACGGGCCGCACGCGATGGTCTGCGTCCTGCCCTGGACCGCGGACGACACCCCCTCGGCCCGTACGGTGCCGTCGGCGGCGGCGCTCGCGGTGGTGGCATCCCCGGCCCGGGCACTCCCGGGGGCGCCGCCGGGAGCCGAGGCGCTCTCTCTGGCCGCGTTGGTACGGCTCCGCTCCCCGGACGCACCCGGCCCCGCGCACTCGGCGGCCGAGCGGTTGCGTGCCGACGCGGGCGCGGCCGCGACCGCCGGGGTGGCCGCTCCGCGCCGGGGCCTCGCCGGGCTGGCCGACGCCTGGCACGAGGCGGTGTCGGCGGCCCGCGCCGCAGCGGCCGAGCCCCGGTTCGGGCCGGTCGCCCCGTGGTCGGGCATCGGCCCGTACCGCCTGCTGACCGCGCTCCCCCGCTCCGGTGCCGGCCCGGACCCCGCGGTGTCCACGCTGCTGGCGCCCGTCCACGCGGAACTGGCCCGCACGGCGGAGACCTTCCTCGACCTCGCGGGGCAGGCCGGCCGGACCGCGGCCGAGCTGGGCATCCACCGCCAGACCCTCTACTACCGGCTCTCCCGGATCCAGCAGCTCACCGGTCTCGACCTGAGCGACGGCGAGGACCGGCTGCTGCTGCACATGGCGTTGAAGGCGGCACGGATCTGA
- a CDS encoding SDR family oxidoreductase, with product MTNNQEFPPVGLLTNKVVFITGASRGIGAAAARLFTREGAAVVLAARSTSALDEIVTGIRADGGVAHAVPMDLADRVSIRAAVDRVEELHGRLDGAFNNGAAIQRPGPLDTTSEDDIDEQFAVNFRAHWTAMNAQAALMRRGGGAIVNTSSIGSRRANPALPAYGAMKRALNSLTETAAVSWAGDGIRVNGITPGGTTTEMIDRWEAETPGITARLTTSIPLGRMAEPHEVAEAAAWLLSDRAAMVTGVMLPVDGGAGA from the coding sequence ATGACGAACAACCAGGAATTCCCCCCTGTCGGCCTGCTCACCAACAAGGTCGTCTTCATCACCGGCGCCAGCCGCGGCATCGGCGCCGCGGCGGCCAGGCTCTTCACCCGTGAGGGGGCGGCCGTGGTCCTCGCAGCCCGTTCGACGAGCGCCCTCGACGAGATCGTCACCGGCATCCGTGCCGACGGCGGCGTGGCCCACGCCGTGCCCATGGACCTCGCCGACCGCGTGAGCATCCGTGCGGCCGTCGACCGCGTCGAGGAACTGCACGGCAGGTTGGACGGCGCCTTCAACAACGGTGCGGCGATCCAGCGTCCCGGCCCGCTCGACACCACCAGCGAGGACGACATCGACGAGCAGTTCGCCGTGAACTTCCGGGCGCACTGGACGGCCATGAACGCGCAGGCGGCCCTCATGCGGCGCGGCGGCGGCGCCATCGTCAACACGTCGAGCATCGGGAGCCGCCGCGCCAATCCGGCCCTGCCGGCGTACGGCGCGATGAAGCGGGCGCTCAACAGTCTCACCGAGACCGCCGCCGTGAGCTGGGCCGGCGACGGTATCCGCGTCAACGGCATCACCCCGGGCGGCACCACCACCGAGATGATCGACAGGTGGGAGGCGGAGACCCCCGGCATCACGGCGCGGCTGACCACATCCATCCCGCTGGGGCGGATGGCGGAGCCGCACGAGGTCGCGGAGGCCGCCGCATGGCTGCTCAGCGACCGTGCGGCGATGGTGACCGGCGTGATGCTGCCGGTGGACGGCGGGGCCGGCGCCTGA
- a CDS encoding helix-turn-helix transcriptional regulator, producing MDRQELGAFLRSRRERLPPQDVGLPSGPRRRTPGLRREEAAVLAHISTEYYVRLEQGRAPRPSGEVLAGIAGALRLTDAETDHLHVLAGTAPVRNRLHRRDVRPSILALLERLPQTAGVVMSAAFEVLAWNPLAAALMEDFAAVSREERNLARRAFLGERRPGRPLYGVSDASEFRHHVVRELRATAARYPADPDVTGLVDELRSGSPDFARLWERHDVQVAPTLRKTFHHPVVGEVTVNCDSLALSDCDQHVVLYSAPPGSSDAEALALLNVLGTEAVDYRR from the coding sequence ATGGACAGACAGGAACTGGGCGCCTTCCTCCGCAGCCGCCGCGAGCGGCTCCCGCCGCAGGACGTCGGTCTCCCCTCCGGACCACGCCGGCGCACCCCCGGGCTGCGCCGCGAGGAGGCCGCGGTCCTCGCGCACATCTCCACGGAGTACTACGTCCGTCTGGAGCAGGGCCGCGCGCCCCGGCCGTCGGGCGAGGTCCTCGCCGGGATAGCGGGTGCACTGCGGCTCACCGACGCCGAGACCGACCATCTCCACGTCCTCGCGGGCACCGCGCCGGTCCGCAACCGGCTGCACCGGCGGGACGTCCGGCCGAGCATCCTCGCGCTCCTGGAGCGACTGCCGCAGACGGCGGGCGTCGTGATGTCCGCCGCGTTCGAGGTGCTCGCCTGGAACCCCCTCGCGGCCGCTCTCATGGAGGACTTCGCGGCCGTCTCCCGCGAGGAACGCAACCTCGCCCGCCGCGCCTTCCTCGGGGAGCGGCGGCCCGGCCGCCCGCTGTACGGGGTGTCCGACGCCTCCGAGTTCCGGCACCACGTCGTGAGGGAGCTGCGCGCCACCGCGGCCCGCTATCCGGCCGACCCCGACGTGACCGGCCTGGTCGACGAACTCCGCAGCGGCAGCCCGGACTTCGCCCGCCTGTGGGAGCGGCACGACGTGCAGGTCGCCCCGACTCTCAGGAAAACCTTCCACCACCCGGTCGTCGGCGAGGTCACCGTGAACTGCGACAGCCTCGCTCTCAGCGACTGCGACCAGCACGTGGTGCTCTACAGTGCACCGCCGGGGTCGTCCGACGCCGAGGCGCTGGCCCTGCTGAACGTGCTGGGGACCGAGGCCGTCGACTACCGGCGGTAG